The Aerococcus christensenii genome segment GCTTTTCCTCCTCTTCCAGGACTTTCAGAGGGAAAGAAAATGTCCTACTTGGTGGGGGAAGAGCAGATTGACCACAATGGACATATGAACAATGTGGTGTACATAGACTGGGCTTTTGAACAATTGGGCGAGTCTTTTATCAAAAGCCATACCTTGAAAAATTTAAAGGTAGTTTATCGACGAGAATATCATTTGGGAGATCAGTCAGAAGTCTACACCAGAAAAGAAGGTGTAGAGACTAATGATGTGACGAGTCAGCACTTCTTTATGGCGGGTGAAGAGTTGCATGCCTACCTCATCCTACAATGGAAGAAAAAGAAAGAAGGAAAAAATGAAGGGCAAGTATTCGTACCATGTGATTGACCGCAAAGAATGGCGGAAATATCGGCAAAAGGTTGCACCTCCTGTCGCTATCAATTTGACCAATGAGCAGTTGCAACGCTTGGTATCTTTGAATGACCATTTGACCTTAGAAGATGCCAATGATATTTATCAGCCTTTGAGTCAGTTAATTGCGATTTATTTTAAAAAATACCAAAGACTCATGGAGGATAGAAATCAATTTTTAGGGATTTCTGATACCGTTCCGCCTTTCATTATTGCGGTTTCAGGGAGTGTTGCTGTGGGAAAGAGTACAACAGCTCGATTGCTAAAAGTTTTTCTCTCCCAATGTTTTCCCGCCTTAAGAGTGGAATTGATGACAACGGATGGCTTTCTTTTTCCTAATAAGCAGTTGGAGACTTTGGGAATTATGAACCGCAAAGGTTTTCCAGAATCTTATGATATGGCTGAATTAAAAGCCTTTATGCGAGATGTTAAGACCAATATGCCTTATTTGAAGATTCCTCAATATTCTCATGATATTGCCGATCGAGTGAAAGAATCTCTTGAGATTCCTCTTCCAGAAATTTTAATTGTAGAGGGGATCAATGTCCTTCAAATTATGGGGCCTGATCAATTTTTTATTGGAGAATATGCGGACTTATCGATTTATGTGGATGCAGAAACCTCTTTGATTGAAAAGTGGTATATGGAGCGATATGCGTTACTTCGCGAATATGCTTTAAGGGAGCCTGAGCGCTACCACCAAGTGTCTGCAGGCATGTCGTATGAACAAGCTATGGCTCATGCTAAGAAAACTTGGAAAGAAGTGAATTTGGTTAATTTAGAAGAATATATCTTGCCTACTAGAGATCGGGCAGATATTGTCATCCATAAATGTAAGAAGCATTTTATTGATTCGATTTGGATGCGACGTTATTAGGAAGGGGTCTTAGTATGCAAATTGAAAAACATTGGCGCCACTTATTGGCAGTGAGTATCGGTTTACTTTTGGGGTGGTGGAGTTTGACCCATTTGAACCTTGTAGGTCGATCTGTGCACCATGCGGTGGAAGTAGTCAGTCCTTTTTTATGGGGAGCGGGGCTTTCTTTTATCTTATCTATTCCTGTCAATAGCATTGAAACACGGTTGAATCAGTTAGCTTGGTTTCAAAAAAGGCGGGGACTTCTTCGTGCACTTAGTATCTTGTTAGCGGTGATGGGGATC includes the following:
- the coaA gene encoding type I pantothenate kinase, which codes for MKGKYSYHVIDRKEWRKYRQKVAPPVAINLTNEQLQRLVSLNDHLTLEDANDIYQPLSQLIAIYFKKYQRLMEDRNQFLGISDTVPPFIIAVSGSVAVGKSTTARLLKVFLSQCFPALRVELMTTDGFLFPNKQLETLGIMNRKGFPESYDMAELKAFMRDVKTNMPYLKIPQYSHDIADRVKESLEIPLPEILIVEGINVLQIMGPDQFFIGEYADLSIYVDAETSLIEKWYMERYALLREYALREPERYHQVSAGMSYEQAMAHAKKTWKEVNLVNLEEYILPTRDRADIVIHKCKKHFIDSIWMRRY